A section of the Enterobacter sp. C2 genome encodes:
- a CDS encoding cupin domain-containing protein, producing MISKENAEHYIWGDNCDGWYLLNRQDMLIIHEKMPPYTHEKRHFHSVSRQFFYVLEGNLTMELEGVKHEIKARQGVEIPPGAKHQARNDSALPVEFIVISHPTTRGDRFDLSAC from the coding sequence ATGATTTCAAAAGAGAACGCGGAGCATTATATCTGGGGCGATAATTGCGACGGGTGGTATCTGCTCAACCGGCAGGACATGCTTATTATTCATGAAAAAATGCCTCCATATACGCACGAAAAGCGGCACTTTCACTCGGTGTCCAGACAGTTTTTTTACGTTCTTGAGGGGAATCTGACCATGGAGCTGGAAGGGGTTAAACATGAAATCAAGGCCCGGCAGGGAGTTGAAATTCCGCCGGGAGCAAAACATCAGGCCAGGAACGACAGTGCATTACCCGTGGAGTTTATTGTCATCTCTCATCCGACAACGCGAGGCGATCGTTTCGATCTCTCCGCGTGTTGA
- a CDS encoding YrbL family protein, producing the protein MKQKLVLTDEDLLAKGNDRYVFQHPHDSQLLIKVVIPGIVKYKSKVREVYRDVKECKPNNQTDSLYIQKIEGLVETNRGVGQVIVKECDEHSDIAPTLYQLALNKELDAGKLQKLNAFLAWFVTTGVIINSLHCKNIVYAWDSARQEYRFKVIDGFGDKTLFQLSKLSGVIRDKNKLKCLKRMLRDLNRLQQA; encoded by the coding sequence ATGAAGCAAAAGCTTGTATTGACCGATGAAGATTTACTGGCAAAAGGTAACGATCGCTACGTCTTCCAGCATCCACACGATAGTCAGCTGCTGATTAAAGTGGTTATTCCCGGTATTGTGAAATACAAAAGTAAAGTGCGTGAAGTCTATCGGGATGTCAAAGAGTGCAAGCCGAATAACCAAACGGACTCGCTTTATATCCAAAAGATTGAAGGCCTTGTTGAAACAAACAGGGGCGTAGGACAAGTTATTGTGAAGGAGTGCGATGAGCATAGCGATATCGCGCCAACGCTTTATCAGCTTGCGCTGAACAAAGAGCTTGATGCCGGTAAGCTGCAAAAGCTGAACGCGTTTTTAGCATGGTTTGTCACTACCGGCGTCATTATTAACTCCCTGCACTGTAAAAACATCGTCTACGCCTGGGACAGCGCGCGCCAGGAATATCGTTTCAAGGTTATTGATGGGTTCGGTGACAAAACGCTTTTTCAACTCAGCAAGCTTTCAGGGGTCATACGCGATAAAAACAAGCTCAAATGTCTTAAGCGGATGCTCAGAGACTTGAACAGACTGCAACAGGCGTAA
- the treF gene encoding alpha,alpha-trehalase TreF codes for MITVNSNTKERYSKTIEKFLNDNHRENWLNLYYHFSALDYQNPVLTPADLYQELFHAVQLARVFPDGKTFADCTAKMAPELILEQYRARSSLPDFNLALFVHEHFYTPYVNESNYVSDSPKSLQKHIEDLWPILTKVSVKNEYSSLLDLPYPYIVPGGRFGETFYWDSYFAMLGFVDSGRPDLLKDMTDNFAWLIDQYGHIPNGNRTYFLSRSHPPVFSLMLELIEEKGLANADDYIEQLLREYSFWMEGSNKIVPGQALRHVVALDDGSILNRYWDERDSPRDESWAEDIETANISGREHREVYRELRSAAASGWDFSSRWLDETNLLSSIRTTAFIPIDLNAFLFNLERKISEILLRTGKTNQSKEFRSIYLRRKKAINKHLWDSASGVYRDYDWENKCFGAFSAASLTPFFVKMSSEKKAHSSVQAVRNTLLTPGGILSTALDTGEQWDKPNAWAPLQWMAVIGFENYGEKELAQEIATNWIHTVDQFYQKHHKLVEKYDITNKESLPGGGGEYPLQDGFAWTNGVTYQLLMRYSN; via the coding sequence ATGATCACTGTAAACTCGAATACGAAAGAACGATACAGTAAAACCATAGAAAAGTTTTTAAATGACAACCACAGAGAGAACTGGTTGAATTTATATTACCATTTCTCTGCCCTGGACTATCAAAACCCCGTATTGACCCCAGCGGATCTTTACCAAGAGCTATTCCATGCCGTACAACTGGCCAGAGTGTTTCCTGATGGCAAGACATTTGCTGACTGCACGGCTAAAATGGCACCCGAGCTTATTTTAGAGCAATATCGGGCAAGGTCTTCCCTTCCTGATTTCAACCTGGCACTGTTCGTTCATGAGCACTTTTACACTCCCTATGTGAACGAAAGCAATTATGTTTCCGATAGCCCGAAGTCTTTACAAAAACATATTGAAGATCTCTGGCCCATACTGACCAAGGTTTCGGTAAAAAATGAGTACTCCTCGCTGCTGGACCTCCCTTACCCGTATATCGTGCCGGGGGGTCGTTTTGGTGAGACTTTTTACTGGGATTCGTACTTCGCCATGCTTGGCTTCGTCGACAGTGGTCGCCCTGATTTATTGAAAGATATGACCGATAATTTTGCATGGTTAATAGATCAGTACGGTCATATCCCCAACGGCAACAGGACCTATTTCCTTAGCCGCTCTCACCCGCCTGTTTTTTCGCTGATGTTAGAGCTGATAGAGGAAAAGGGACTCGCAAATGCTGATGATTATATTGAGCAGTTGCTAAGAGAGTACAGTTTTTGGATGGAAGGCAGTAATAAAATAGTGCCCGGCCAGGCTTTGCGGCATGTTGTAGCCCTGGATGATGGTTCGATACTCAATCGCTATTGGGATGAAAGAGACAGCCCACGGGATGAATCATGGGCCGAAGATATTGAAACGGCTAACATAAGCGGCCGTGAACACAGGGAGGTTTATCGCGAACTGCGCTCGGCCGCAGCCTCAGGCTGGGATTTTTCATCACGCTGGCTAGATGAAACCAACTTGCTCAGTAGTATAAGAACTACCGCATTTATCCCAATAGATTTAAACGCGTTTCTGTTTAATCTTGAGAGAAAAATTTCTGAAATCCTATTGAGAACGGGAAAAACCAATCAGTCCAAAGAGTTTAGATCAATCTATCTCAGGCGTAAAAAAGCTATCAATAAGCATCTGTGGGATAGCGCTTCCGGGGTATATCGTGACTATGACTGGGAGAATAAATGTTTTGGCGCGTTCTCGGCCGCTTCTCTGACGCCCTTTTTCGTAAAAATGAGTTCGGAAAAAAAAGCACACTCTTCAGTCCAGGCTGTAAGAAACACGCTGCTCACCCCTGGAGGCATTCTCAGTACCGCTTTAGATACCGGGGAGCAATGGGATAAACCCAATGCCTGGGCTCCTCTACAGTGGATGGCAGTGATTGGCTTTGAAAATTATGGCGAGAAAGAGCTGGCTCAGGAAATAGCGACTAACTGGATCCACACGGTTGACCAGTTTTATCAAAAACACCATAAACTGGTTGAAAAATATGACATAACTAATAAAGAAAGTCTTCCAGGCGGAGGGGGTGAATATCCGTTACAGGATGGTTTTGCATGGACTAATGGCGTTACCTATCAACTCTTAATGAGATACAGCAATTAA
- the treB gene encoding PTS trehalose transporter subunit IIBC, whose amino-acid sequence MAKKANIQDIDKLILLVGGVDNIAAVTHCITRLRFVLNDASKAQPKEIEALPMVKGCFTNAGQFQVVIGTDVDDWYQVLLKQTQMTGMDKESAKRVARQNMKWHESLISHLAEIFFPLLPALISGGLILGFRNVIGDLPLHNNEPLINASAVWKNIYDFLWLIGEAIFFYIPVGICWSVMRKMGGTPILGIVLGITLVSPQLMNAYMLGQQVPEIWDFGLFTIEKVGYQAQVIPSVLAAMALAWLEINLKRIVPDYLSLVIVPVVSLIIAVFLAHTLIGPFGRIVGDGIAWGVSHLMTGPFAPIGSALFGFLYAPLVITGVHQTTLAIDLQLIQNMGGTPVWPIIALSNMAQASAVLGIILISKKTNEREISVPAAVSAYLGVTEPAMYGINMKYRFPMLCGMVGSSCAGLVCGLFGVTASGIGVGGLPAILSIQTRYWSVFGAAMMVAIVIPLVLTIAIYKRKQASGKLLVV is encoded by the coding sequence ATGGCTAAGAAAGCAAATATTCAAGATATTGATAAGCTTATACTTCTGGTTGGCGGCGTTGACAATATTGCAGCGGTAACCCACTGCATCACCCGGCTTCGCTTCGTTCTGAACGATGCATCCAAAGCACAGCCGAAAGAAATTGAAGCGCTGCCAATGGTTAAGGGCTGCTTTACTAATGCCGGGCAGTTTCAGGTCGTCATTGGTACCGATGTCGATGACTGGTACCAGGTGCTGCTGAAACAAACGCAAATGACCGGCATGGATAAAGAAAGCGCTAAACGCGTTGCCCGTCAAAACATGAAATGGCACGAAAGCCTGATCTCTCATCTGGCTGAAATATTCTTTCCTCTGCTGCCAGCCCTTATCAGTGGTGGTTTGATTTTAGGTTTTCGTAATGTCATCGGCGATCTGCCATTACATAATAATGAACCCCTGATTAACGCGTCAGCGGTGTGGAAAAATATCTACGATTTCCTGTGGTTGATTGGTGAGGCGATATTCTTTTACATCCCGGTAGGTATTTGCTGGTCGGTGATGCGAAAAATGGGGGGTACACCGATACTCGGTATCGTACTCGGCATCACCCTGGTTTCGCCGCAGTTGATGAATGCTTACATGCTGGGACAGCAGGTGCCAGAAATATGGGATTTTGGCCTGTTTACCATTGAAAAAGTAGGTTATCAGGCACAGGTGATCCCCTCTGTACTGGCAGCAATGGCCCTCGCGTGGTTGGAAATCAATCTTAAGCGTATTGTGCCCGACTATCTTTCACTGGTGATCGTGCCGGTCGTGTCGCTGATTATTGCTGTTTTTCTGGCCCATACCCTTATCGGTCCCTTTGGCCGAATCGTCGGCGATGGTATCGCGTGGGGCGTCAGCCATCTGATGACGGGTCCTTTCGCCCCTATCGGTTCAGCGCTGTTTGGTTTCCTGTATGCGCCGCTCGTAATCACCGGTGTACATCAGACCACGCTGGCAATCGACCTTCAGCTTATCCAGAACATGGGTGGCACACCGGTCTGGCCGATCATTGCCCTCTCTAATATGGCGCAGGCCTCCGCCGTACTCGGCATTATATTAATCAGTAAAAAAACAAACGAGCGTGAAATTTCCGTTCCCGCCGCTGTTTCCGCCTACCTCGGCGTCACCGAGCCCGCGATGTATGGCATCAACATGAAATATCGCTTTCCGATGCTGTGCGGCATGGTGGGTTCCAGCTGCGCCGGTCTGGTCTGTGGTCTCTTCGGCGTAACCGCCAGTGGCATCGGCGTCGGTGGTTTACCGGCGATCCTCTCAATACAAACGCGTTACTGGTCTGTCTTCGGCGCGGCAATGATGGTTGCCATTGTGATCCCACTGGTGCTGACCATCGCTATCTACAAGAGAAAACAGGCTTCAGGCAAGCTTCTGGTTGTTTAA
- the treC gene encoding alpha,alpha-phosphotrehalase produces MKNDIHWWQNGVIYQIYPRSFQDSTGNGIGDINGITRRLDYLQWLGVSAIWLTPIYSSPQIDNGYDVADYYDIDPLFGTMEDFDNLIAAAHERQIKVVMDMVFNHTSTQHAWFKSAAGDRLSPWRDFYIWRDGKGALPPNNWHSKFGGSAWQWHEESQQYYLHSFSPEQADLNWENPDVRNALKAVCHFWADKGIDGLRLDVINLVSKHPDFPDDHEGDGRRYYTDGPAIHDFLEEMSRDVFQPRGLMTVGEMSSTQLAHCQRYARLDGKELSMTFNFHHLKIDYDEGKKWNRGTPDRVHLKKIFAEWQRGMHGLAWNALFWCNHDQPRIVSRLGDDGPLREVSAKMLAMVLHGMQGTPYIFQGEEIGMTDPHFKHIDHYRDVESLNIYQTLIAAGISEEHVLAILEKKSRDNSRTPVQWDNSVNAGFTSGKSWIDVAENYDVINVEQERLNEQSVLNTYRRLIALRKSLPVLTLGDYTDMDPLSERIWCYKREDKDNSLLVLANLTPDTVAIDDYFGEEERWRLLYGNYDSTQDSVDSLRPYECMWWIK; encoded by the coding sequence ATGAAAAATGATATCCACTGGTGGCAAAACGGCGTTATCTACCAGATCTACCCACGCAGTTTTCAGGACAGTACAGGAAACGGCATCGGTGATATCAATGGTATCACCCGTCGCCTGGATTACCTGCAGTGGCTGGGCGTCAGCGCCATCTGGCTGACGCCAATCTACTCTTCGCCCCAGATAGACAATGGCTATGACGTTGCGGACTATTACGATATCGATCCTCTGTTCGGCACCATGGAAGATTTCGATAATCTGATTGCGGCCGCCCATGAACGGCAGATAAAAGTGGTTATGGATATGGTGTTTAACCATACTTCAACGCAGCATGCCTGGTTCAAATCGGCCGCTGGCGATCGCCTGAGCCCTTGGCGCGATTTTTATATCTGGCGCGACGGAAAAGGAGCCCTGCCGCCTAATAACTGGCACTCAAAATTTGGCGGAAGCGCGTGGCAGTGGCATGAAGAGAGCCAGCAATACTATCTGCACTCTTTTTCCCCTGAGCAGGCCGATCTCAACTGGGAGAACCCGGACGTGCGTAACGCGTTAAAAGCGGTATGTCACTTCTGGGCGGATAAAGGGATCGACGGACTGCGGCTGGATGTCATTAACCTGGTTTCGAAGCATCCCGATTTTCCGGACGATCACGAAGGAGACGGCCGTCGCTACTACACCGACGGACCCGCCATTCATGATTTTCTGGAAGAGATGAGCCGGGATGTTTTTCAACCCCGCGGGCTAATGACGGTCGGCGAAATGTCATCCACACAGCTGGCTCACTGCCAGCGTTACGCTCGGCTGGATGGCAAAGAGCTGTCGATGACCTTTAATTTCCACCATCTTAAAATAGATTATGATGAGGGCAAAAAGTGGAACCGCGGTACGCCAGATCGCGTTCATCTGAAAAAGATATTTGCAGAGTGGCAGCGCGGCATGCATGGCCTGGCATGGAATGCGCTCTTCTGGTGTAATCACGATCAGCCACGCATCGTCTCCCGCCTGGGTGACGACGGCCCTCTGCGTGAAGTTTCTGCAAAAATGCTGGCGATGGTATTACATGGTATGCAGGGCACGCCTTATATTTTTCAGGGTGAAGAGATTGGGATGACCGATCCGCATTTTAAGCATATCGATCACTATCGCGATGTAGAGAGCCTTAATATTTATCAAACTCTTATTGCAGCGGGTATCTCTGAGGAGCACGTTCTGGCGATCCTGGAGAAGAAGTCGCGTGATAACAGCAGAACGCCCGTGCAATGGGACAATAGCGTTAACGCAGGCTTCACCAGTGGTAAAAGCTGGATTGACGTAGCAGAGAATTATGATGTCATTAACGTTGAGCAGGAACGGTTGAATGAACAATCTGTTCTGAATACCTATCGCCGTTTAATTGCGCTGCGAAAAAGCCTACCTGTATTGACGCTTGGCGATTATACCGATATGGATCCGCTGAGTGAGCGCATCTGGTGCTACAAACGAGAGGATAAAGATAATAGCTTATTGGTGCTGGCTAATCTCACACCTGATACAGTCGCAATTGATGACTATTTTGGCGAGGAAGAACGCTGGCGTCTGCTGTACGGTAATTATGATAGCACTCAGGATAGTGTAGATTCACTGCGTCCTTATGAATGCATGTGGTGGATAAAATAA